Proteins from one Apis cerana isolate GH-2021 linkage group LG11, AcerK_1.0, whole genome shotgun sequence genomic window:
- the LOC107998636 gene encoding uncharacterized protein LOC107998636 isoform X6 encodes MEGAPASRGGFRGGRGGPGGPMRGRGGFGDRGRGGPPRGGGGMMRGGRGSGPGGGMRGGPPGMRGRGGPPGRGGRGGGHFPPGGPPDPGMSSGPGGGGPPLPGMGGPPRGGSRGGGSSGFRGRGRGDFGRGDNRGGSSNFRGRGGMDRGSRGGSRGGSGRGGPGGRGFGDRGSRGSGRGGGGPSKRGGGPPGSSGPSKRPRFDQPSSQPANGYATQPPSQGGYGGSTSNAYGGGQQQPQQQQPVGYGGGYGSQNYTQSSYQSYESYQQPPDYGQTAGYPPSAATDSRYGGAPTVPATGAFSAGDPYSYGKAPPSDYSSQDGVYGKQDYGGSAGYQNAQSQRRY; translated from the exons atggAAGGTGCACCAGCTAGTAGAGGTGGATTCCGCGGTGGTCGTGGTGGTCCCGGTGGTCCTATGAGAGGACGCGGAGGTTTCGGAGACAGGGGAag aGGTGGACCtccaagaggaggaggaggtatgATGAGAGGTGGTAGAGGTAGTGGACCTGGAGGTGGTATGAGAGGTGGGCCACCTGGAATGAGAGGCAGAGGTGGTCCTCCTGGTAGAGGTGGTCGTGGTGGTGGACATTTTCCTCCTgg AGGACCACCAGATCCAGGAATGTCTAGTGGTCCAGGAGGTGGTGGACCACCATTACCAGGAATGGGAGGTCCACCACGTGGTGGCAGTAGAGGAGGTGGAAGTAGTGGTTTTCGAGGTAGAGGAAGAGGTGATTTTGGTAGAGGAGACAATCGTGGAGGTAGTAGTAATTTTCGAGGTAGAGGAGGAATGGATAGAGGCAGCAGAGGGGGATCTAG GGGAGGATCTGGGAGAGGTGGTCCAGGAGGCAGAGGTTTTGGAGATCGTGGGAGTAGAGGTAGTGgacgtggtggtggtggtccaTCAAAAAGAGGTGGTGGACCTCCAGGTTCAAGTGGACCTTCAAAAAGACCAAGATTTGATCAGCCATCTTCTCAACCTGCAAATGGTTATGCGACACAACCACCAAg tcaAGGTGGATATGGAGGAAGTACTAGCAATGCCTATGGTGGAGGACAACAACAACCACAACAACAACAGCCTGTGGGATATGGTGGCGGTTATGGATCACAAAATTATACTCAATCGTCATATCAAAGTTATGAAAGTTATCAGCAACCTCCAGATTATGGTCAAACAGCT ggATATCCACCATCAGCAGCTACTGATAGTAGGTATGGTGGAGCACCTACTGTACCAGCTACAGGAGCTTTCAGTGCTGGTGATCCTTACAGTTATGGCAAAGCACCACCATCAG ATTACTCGAGTCAAGATGGTGTATATGGAAAACAAGATTATG GTGGCAGTGCTGGTTACCAAAACGCCCAGTCTCAGCGACGTTATTAA
- the LOC107998636 gene encoding uncharacterized protein LOC107998636 isoform X1 — MEGAPASRGGFRGGRGGPGGPMRGRGGFGDRGRGGPPRGGGGMMRGGRGSGPGGGMRGGPPGMRGRGGPPGRGGRGGGHFPPGGPPDPGMSSGPGGGGPPLPGMGGPPRGGSRGGGSSGFRGRGRGDFGRGDNRGGSSNFRGRGGMDRGSRGGSRGGSGRGGPGGRGFGDRGSRGSGRGGGGPSKRGGGPPGSSGPSKRPRFDQPSSQPANGYATQPPSQGGYGGSTSNAYGGGQQQPQQQQPVGYGGGYGSQNYTQSSYQSYESYQQPPDYGQTAGYPPSAATDSRYGGAPTVPATGAFSAGDPYSYGKAPPSANYQQEAVVAVAGGGGAGYAPINSYDDRSSNATSMTNRGGYSTQLYDYSSQDGVYGKQDYGSGLNIPPRKRSHLLV; from the exons atggAAGGTGCACCAGCTAGTAGAGGTGGATTCCGCGGTGGTCGTGGTGGTCCCGGTGGTCCTATGAGAGGACGCGGAGGTTTCGGAGACAGGGGAag aGGTGGACCtccaagaggaggaggaggtatgATGAGAGGTGGTAGAGGTAGTGGACCTGGAGGTGGTATGAGAGGTGGGCCACCTGGAATGAGAGGCAGAGGTGGTCCTCCTGGTAGAGGTGGTCGTGGTGGTGGACATTTTCCTCCTgg AGGACCACCAGATCCAGGAATGTCTAGTGGTCCAGGAGGTGGTGGACCACCATTACCAGGAATGGGAGGTCCACCACGTGGTGGCAGTAGAGGAGGTGGAAGTAGTGGTTTTCGAGGTAGAGGAAGAGGTGATTTTGGTAGAGGAGACAATCGTGGAGGTAGTAGTAATTTTCGAGGTAGAGGAGGAATGGATAGAGGCAGCAGAGGGGGATCTAG GGGAGGATCTGGGAGAGGTGGTCCAGGAGGCAGAGGTTTTGGAGATCGTGGGAGTAGAGGTAGTGgacgtggtggtggtggtccaTCAAAAAGAGGTGGTGGACCTCCAGGTTCAAGTGGACCTTCAAAAAGACCAAGATTTGATCAGCCATCTTCTCAACCTGCAAATGGTTATGCGACACAACCACCAAg tcaAGGTGGATATGGAGGAAGTACTAGCAATGCCTATGGTGGAGGACAACAACAACCACAACAACAACAGCCTGTGGGATATGGTGGCGGTTATGGATCACAAAATTATACTCAATCGTCATATCAAAGTTATGAAAGTTATCAGCAACCTCCAGATTATGGTCAAACAGCT ggATATCCACCATCAGCAGCTACTGATAGTAGGTATGGTGGAGCACCTACTGTACCAGCTACAGGAGCTTTCAGTGCTGGTGATCCTTACAGTTATGGCAAAGCACCACCATCAG CCAATTACCAGCAGGAGGCAGTGGTAGCAGTAGCAGGGGGTGGGGGTGCAGGTTATGCCCCCATTAACTCTTACGATGACCGATCTTCTAATGCCACTTCTATGACCAACAGGGGTGGTTACTCGACACAACTTTATG ATTACTCGAGTCAAGATGGTGTATATGGAAAACAAGATTATG GATCGGGTTTAAACATACCACCAAGAAAACGATCACATTTGCTAGTTTAA
- the LOC107998635 gene encoding serine/threonine-protein kinase polo, whose translation MSKDEKECVIPDVIYDVNSGKSYIKGRFFGKGGFAKCYEIRESKSHRVFAGKIVPKSQITKSNQREKMTQEISIHQTLNHKNIVGFYGFFDDPQNVYIILELCRKRSMMELHKRRKALTECETRYYMKQILDGVNYLHQNKIIHRDLKLGNLFLSDDLQVKIGDFGLATRLEHEGERKKTVCGTPNYIAPEILTKAGHSYEVDIWSIGCIMYTLLVGKPPFETSSLKETYARIKQVQYKIPTHINTIAMNMISNMLQGNPSKRPSITKLMKDPFFTCGFMPLSLPLSCLTMAPRLDMLEMHNQRKPLSEMNTNVGGEGQDFVFRVPNSPVRKTKPADAISEVQKLNLDIRKMLQTLREQLSAVLKAKPSRETTSSADEMTDPAAQPVVWISKWVDYSDKYGFGYQLSDDGVGVMFNDGTRLIMLANCFNIHYINREGNELYYTVKEYPSELEKKMRLMNFFLKYMKEHLMKAGCSFAVKPCDAMSRIPYMHQWFRTQSAVVMQLTNGTVQINFLDHTKIIMCPLMAAVTYIDTEKNFRTYRFQTIQENGCCKGLAKNLAYAHEKLVLMLSNPQTR comes from the exons atGTCAAAAGACGAGAAAGAATGCGTTATTCCTGACGTGATATACGATGTAAACTCaggaaaaagttatattaagggacgattttttggaaaa GGTGGTTTTGCAAAATGTTATGAAATTAGAGAATCAAAGTCACATCGTGTATTTGCTGGAAAAATTGTGCCAAAGTCACAAATTACAAAGAGCAAtcaaagagagaaaatgaCACAAGAGATTTCCATTCATCAAACtttgaatcataaaaatattgtaggtTTTTATGGTTTTTTTGATGATCcacaaaatgtatatataattttagagcTATGCAGAAAAAGG tcaaTGATGGAATTACATAAACGTAGAAAAGCACTAACGGAATGCGAAACCAGATATTATATGAAGCAAATTTTGGATGGTGTCAATTATTTAcaccaaaataaaataattcatagggATCTTAAATTAGGTAACTTATTTTTGAGTGATGATCTACAGGTTAAAATTGGTGATTTTGGTTTAGCCACGAGATTAGAACATGAAGGAGAACGTAAAAA aactgTGTGTGGTACACCTAATTATATTGCACCAGAAATTTTAACTAAAGCTGGACATTCTTATGAAGTTGATATATGGAGTATTGGATGCATTATGTACACTTTGCTTGTAGGAAAACCTCCATTTGAAACATCAAGCTTAAAAGAAACTTATGCTAGAATAAAACAAGTCCAATATAAAATTCCTACACATATCAATACAATTGCAATGAATATGATATCTAATATGTTACAAGGAAATCCATCTAAACGTCCTTCCATAACAAAACTAATGAAAGATCCATTTTTTACTTGTG gaTTTATGCCACTTAGCTTACCATTATCATGTTTAACAATGGCACCTCGCCTAGACATGTTAGAAATGCATAATCAACGTAAACCATTATCTGAAATGAATACTAATGTAGGAGGAGAAGGACAAGATTTTGTATTCCGCGTACCTAATAGTCCGGTGCGTAAGACAAAACCCGCCGATGCGATTAGTGAAGTTCAAAAACTGAATCttgatattagaaaaatgCTTCAAACATTGAGAGAACAGCTGAGTGCTGTATTAAAGGCTAAACCAAGTAGAGAAACAACTTCATCAGCAG ATGAAATGACTGATCCAGCTGCACAACCTGTTGTATGGATAAGTAAATGGGTTGACTACTCGGATAAATATGGATTCGGATATCAACTTTCTGACGATGGTGTGGGTGTAATGTTCAATGATGGTACCCGTTTAATAATGCTAGCCAActgttttaatattcattatataaatcgagaaggaaatgaattatattacacaGTCAAAGAATATCCATCtgaattagagaaaaaaatgaggttgatgaattttttcctaaaatatatgaaagaacATTTAATGAAAGCCGGATGTTCTTTTGCTGTAAAACCATGTGATGCTATGTCTAGGATACCATACATGCATCAATGGTTTAGAACACAAAGTGCTGTAGTTATGCAATTGACTAATGGAACAGTACAA ataaattttcttgatcatacaaaaattattatgtgtcCGCTAATGGCGGCTGTTACATATATAGACACAGAGAAGAATTTCCGAACTTATAGATTCCAAACTATACAAGAGAATGGATGTTGTAAAGGTTTAGCTAAAAATTTGGCATATGCTCACGAAAAACTTGTATTAATGTTATCGAATCCTCAAACTCGATAA
- the LOC107998636 gene encoding uncharacterized protein LOC107998636 isoform X2, with the protein MEGAPASRGGFRGGRGGPGGPMRGRGGFGDRGRGGPPRGGGGMMRGGRGSGPGGGMRGGPPGMRGRGGPPGRGGRGGGHFPPGGPPDPGMSSGPGGGGPPLPGMGGPPRGGSRGGGSSGFRGRGRGDFGRGDNRGGSSNFRGRGGMDRGSRGGSRGGSGRGGPGGRGFGDRGSRGSGRGGGGPSKRGGGPPGSSGPSKRPRFDQPSSQPANGYATQPPSQGGYGGSTSNAYGGGQQQPQQQQPVGYGGGYGSQNYTQSSYQSYESYQQPPDYGQTAGYPPSAATDSRYGGAPTVPATGAFSAGDPYSYGKAPPSANYQQEAVVAVAGGGGAGYAPINSYDDRSSNATSMTNRGGYSTQLYDYSSQDGVYGKQDYGGSAGYQNAQSQRRY; encoded by the exons atggAAGGTGCACCAGCTAGTAGAGGTGGATTCCGCGGTGGTCGTGGTGGTCCCGGTGGTCCTATGAGAGGACGCGGAGGTTTCGGAGACAGGGGAag aGGTGGACCtccaagaggaggaggaggtatgATGAGAGGTGGTAGAGGTAGTGGACCTGGAGGTGGTATGAGAGGTGGGCCACCTGGAATGAGAGGCAGAGGTGGTCCTCCTGGTAGAGGTGGTCGTGGTGGTGGACATTTTCCTCCTgg AGGACCACCAGATCCAGGAATGTCTAGTGGTCCAGGAGGTGGTGGACCACCATTACCAGGAATGGGAGGTCCACCACGTGGTGGCAGTAGAGGAGGTGGAAGTAGTGGTTTTCGAGGTAGAGGAAGAGGTGATTTTGGTAGAGGAGACAATCGTGGAGGTAGTAGTAATTTTCGAGGTAGAGGAGGAATGGATAGAGGCAGCAGAGGGGGATCTAG GGGAGGATCTGGGAGAGGTGGTCCAGGAGGCAGAGGTTTTGGAGATCGTGGGAGTAGAGGTAGTGgacgtggtggtggtggtccaTCAAAAAGAGGTGGTGGACCTCCAGGTTCAAGTGGACCTTCAAAAAGACCAAGATTTGATCAGCCATCTTCTCAACCTGCAAATGGTTATGCGACACAACCACCAAg tcaAGGTGGATATGGAGGAAGTACTAGCAATGCCTATGGTGGAGGACAACAACAACCACAACAACAACAGCCTGTGGGATATGGTGGCGGTTATGGATCACAAAATTATACTCAATCGTCATATCAAAGTTATGAAAGTTATCAGCAACCTCCAGATTATGGTCAAACAGCT ggATATCCACCATCAGCAGCTACTGATAGTAGGTATGGTGGAGCACCTACTGTACCAGCTACAGGAGCTTTCAGTGCTGGTGATCCTTACAGTTATGGCAAAGCACCACCATCAG CCAATTACCAGCAGGAGGCAGTGGTAGCAGTAGCAGGGGGTGGGGGTGCAGGTTATGCCCCCATTAACTCTTACGATGACCGATCTTCTAATGCCACTTCTATGACCAACAGGGGTGGTTACTCGACACAACTTTATG ATTACTCGAGTCAAGATGGTGTATATGGAAAACAAGATTATG GTGGCAGTGCTGGTTACCAAAACGCCCAGTCTCAGCGACGTTATTAA
- the LOC107998636 gene encoding uncharacterized protein LOC107998636 isoform X7 — MEGAPASRGGFRGGRGGPGGPMRGRGGFGDRGRGGPPRGGGGMMRGGRGSGPGGGMRGGPPGMRGRGGPPGRGGRGGGHFPPGGPPDPGMSSGPGGGGPPLPGMGGPPRGGSRGGGSSGFRGRGRGDFGRGDNRGGSSNFRGRGGMDRGSRGGSRGGSGRGGPGGRGFGDRGSRGSGRGGGGPSKRGGGPPGSSGPSKRPRFDQPSSQPANGYATQPPSQGGYGGSTSNAYGGGQQQPQQQQPVGYGGGYGSQNYTQSSYQSYESYQQPPDYGQTAGYPPSAATDSRYGGAPTVPATGAFSAGDPYSYGKAPPSDYSSQDGVYGKQDYGVTTT; from the exons atggAAGGTGCACCAGCTAGTAGAGGTGGATTCCGCGGTGGTCGTGGTGGTCCCGGTGGTCCTATGAGAGGACGCGGAGGTTTCGGAGACAGGGGAag aGGTGGACCtccaagaggaggaggaggtatgATGAGAGGTGGTAGAGGTAGTGGACCTGGAGGTGGTATGAGAGGTGGGCCACCTGGAATGAGAGGCAGAGGTGGTCCTCCTGGTAGAGGTGGTCGTGGTGGTGGACATTTTCCTCCTgg AGGACCACCAGATCCAGGAATGTCTAGTGGTCCAGGAGGTGGTGGACCACCATTACCAGGAATGGGAGGTCCACCACGTGGTGGCAGTAGAGGAGGTGGAAGTAGTGGTTTTCGAGGTAGAGGAAGAGGTGATTTTGGTAGAGGAGACAATCGTGGAGGTAGTAGTAATTTTCGAGGTAGAGGAGGAATGGATAGAGGCAGCAGAGGGGGATCTAG GGGAGGATCTGGGAGAGGTGGTCCAGGAGGCAGAGGTTTTGGAGATCGTGGGAGTAGAGGTAGTGgacgtggtggtggtggtccaTCAAAAAGAGGTGGTGGACCTCCAGGTTCAAGTGGACCTTCAAAAAGACCAAGATTTGATCAGCCATCTTCTCAACCTGCAAATGGTTATGCGACACAACCACCAAg tcaAGGTGGATATGGAGGAAGTACTAGCAATGCCTATGGTGGAGGACAACAACAACCACAACAACAACAGCCTGTGGGATATGGTGGCGGTTATGGATCACAAAATTATACTCAATCGTCATATCAAAGTTATGAAAGTTATCAGCAACCTCCAGATTATGGTCAAACAGCT ggATATCCACCATCAGCAGCTACTGATAGTAGGTATGGTGGAGCACCTACTGTACCAGCTACAGGAGCTTTCAGTGCTGGTGATCCTTACAGTTATGGCAAAGCACCACCATCAG ATTACTCGAGTCAAGATGGTGTATATGGAAAACAAGATTATG GCGTAACAACAACCTGA
- the LOC107998636 gene encoding uncharacterized protein LOC107998636 isoform X4 produces the protein MEGAPASRGGFRGGRGGPGGPMRGRGGFGDRGRGGPPRGGGGMMRGGRGSGPGGGMRGGPPGMRGRGGPPGRGGRGGGHFPPGGPPDPGMSSGPGGGGPPLPGMGGPPRGGSRGGGSSGFRGRGRGDFGRGDNRGGSSNFRGRGGMDRGSRGGSRGGSGRGGPGGRGFGDRGSRGSGRGGGGPSKRGGGPPGSSGPSKRPRFDQPSSQPANGYATQPPSQGGYGGSTSNAYGGGQQQPQQQQPVGYGGGYGSQNYTQSSYQSYESYQQPPDYGQTAGYPPSAATDSRYGGAPTVPATGAFSAGDPYSYGKAPPSANYQQEAVVAVAGGGGAGYAPINSYDDRSSNATSMTNRGGYSTQLYDYSSQDGVYGKQDYG, from the exons atggAAGGTGCACCAGCTAGTAGAGGTGGATTCCGCGGTGGTCGTGGTGGTCCCGGTGGTCCTATGAGAGGACGCGGAGGTTTCGGAGACAGGGGAag aGGTGGACCtccaagaggaggaggaggtatgATGAGAGGTGGTAGAGGTAGTGGACCTGGAGGTGGTATGAGAGGTGGGCCACCTGGAATGAGAGGCAGAGGTGGTCCTCCTGGTAGAGGTGGTCGTGGTGGTGGACATTTTCCTCCTgg AGGACCACCAGATCCAGGAATGTCTAGTGGTCCAGGAGGTGGTGGACCACCATTACCAGGAATGGGAGGTCCACCACGTGGTGGCAGTAGAGGAGGTGGAAGTAGTGGTTTTCGAGGTAGAGGAAGAGGTGATTTTGGTAGAGGAGACAATCGTGGAGGTAGTAGTAATTTTCGAGGTAGAGGAGGAATGGATAGAGGCAGCAGAGGGGGATCTAG GGGAGGATCTGGGAGAGGTGGTCCAGGAGGCAGAGGTTTTGGAGATCGTGGGAGTAGAGGTAGTGgacgtggtggtggtggtccaTCAAAAAGAGGTGGTGGACCTCCAGGTTCAAGTGGACCTTCAAAAAGACCAAGATTTGATCAGCCATCTTCTCAACCTGCAAATGGTTATGCGACACAACCACCAAg tcaAGGTGGATATGGAGGAAGTACTAGCAATGCCTATGGTGGAGGACAACAACAACCACAACAACAACAGCCTGTGGGATATGGTGGCGGTTATGGATCACAAAATTATACTCAATCGTCATATCAAAGTTATGAAAGTTATCAGCAACCTCCAGATTATGGTCAAACAGCT ggATATCCACCATCAGCAGCTACTGATAGTAGGTATGGTGGAGCACCTACTGTACCAGCTACAGGAGCTTTCAGTGCTGGTGATCCTTACAGTTATGGCAAAGCACCACCATCAG CCAATTACCAGCAGGAGGCAGTGGTAGCAGTAGCAGGGGGTGGGGGTGCAGGTTATGCCCCCATTAACTCTTACGATGACCGATCTTCTAATGCCACTTCTATGACCAACAGGGGTGGTTACTCGACACAACTTTATG ATTACTCGAGTCAAGATGGTGTATATGGAAAACAAGATTATG
- the LOC107998636 gene encoding uncharacterized protein LOC107998636 isoform X3: protein MEGAPASRGGFRGGRGGPGGPMRGRGGFGDRGRGGPPRGGGGMMRGGRGSGPGGGMRGGPPGMRGRGGPPGRGGRGGGHFPPGGPPDPGMSSGPGGGGPPLPGMGGPPRGGSRGGGSSGFRGRGRGDFGRGDNRGGSSNFRGRGGMDRGSRGGSRGGSGRGGPGGRGFGDRGSRGSGRGGGGPSKRGGGPPGSSGPSKRPRFDQPSSQPANGYATQPPSQGGYGGSTSNAYGGGQQQPQQQQPVGYGGGYGSQNYTQSSYQSYESYQQPPDYGQTAGYPPSAATDSRYGGAPTVPATGAFSAGDPYSYGKAPPSANYQQEAVVAVAGGGGAGYAPINSYDDRSSNATSMTNRGGYSTQLYDYSSQDGVYGKQDYGVTTT, encoded by the exons atggAAGGTGCACCAGCTAGTAGAGGTGGATTCCGCGGTGGTCGTGGTGGTCCCGGTGGTCCTATGAGAGGACGCGGAGGTTTCGGAGACAGGGGAag aGGTGGACCtccaagaggaggaggaggtatgATGAGAGGTGGTAGAGGTAGTGGACCTGGAGGTGGTATGAGAGGTGGGCCACCTGGAATGAGAGGCAGAGGTGGTCCTCCTGGTAGAGGTGGTCGTGGTGGTGGACATTTTCCTCCTgg AGGACCACCAGATCCAGGAATGTCTAGTGGTCCAGGAGGTGGTGGACCACCATTACCAGGAATGGGAGGTCCACCACGTGGTGGCAGTAGAGGAGGTGGAAGTAGTGGTTTTCGAGGTAGAGGAAGAGGTGATTTTGGTAGAGGAGACAATCGTGGAGGTAGTAGTAATTTTCGAGGTAGAGGAGGAATGGATAGAGGCAGCAGAGGGGGATCTAG GGGAGGATCTGGGAGAGGTGGTCCAGGAGGCAGAGGTTTTGGAGATCGTGGGAGTAGAGGTAGTGgacgtggtggtggtggtccaTCAAAAAGAGGTGGTGGACCTCCAGGTTCAAGTGGACCTTCAAAAAGACCAAGATTTGATCAGCCATCTTCTCAACCTGCAAATGGTTATGCGACACAACCACCAAg tcaAGGTGGATATGGAGGAAGTACTAGCAATGCCTATGGTGGAGGACAACAACAACCACAACAACAACAGCCTGTGGGATATGGTGGCGGTTATGGATCACAAAATTATACTCAATCGTCATATCAAAGTTATGAAAGTTATCAGCAACCTCCAGATTATGGTCAAACAGCT ggATATCCACCATCAGCAGCTACTGATAGTAGGTATGGTGGAGCACCTACTGTACCAGCTACAGGAGCTTTCAGTGCTGGTGATCCTTACAGTTATGGCAAAGCACCACCATCAG CCAATTACCAGCAGGAGGCAGTGGTAGCAGTAGCAGGGGGTGGGGGTGCAGGTTATGCCCCCATTAACTCTTACGATGACCGATCTTCTAATGCCACTTCTATGACCAACAGGGGTGGTTACTCGACACAACTTTATG ATTACTCGAGTCAAGATGGTGTATATGGAAAACAAGATTATG GCGTAACAACAACCTGA
- the LOC107998636 gene encoding uncharacterized protein LOC107998636 isoform X8 — protein sequence MEGAPASRGGFRGGRGGPGGPMRGRGGFGDRGRGGPPRGGGGMMRGGRGSGPGGGMRGGPPGMRGRGGPPGRGGRGGGHFPPGGPPDPGMSSGPGGGGPPLPGMGGPPRGGSRGGGSSGFRGRGRGDFGRGDNRGGSSNFRGRGGMDRGSRGGSRGGSGRGGPGGRGFGDRGSRGSGRGGGGPSKRGGGPPGSSGPSKRPRFDQPSSQPANGYATQPPSQGGYGGSTSNAYGGGQQQPQQQQPVGYGGGYGSQNYTQSSYQSYESYQQPPDYGQTAGYPPSAATDSRYGGAPTVPATGAFSAGDPYSYGKAPPSDYSSQDGVYGKQDYG from the exons atggAAGGTGCACCAGCTAGTAGAGGTGGATTCCGCGGTGGTCGTGGTGGTCCCGGTGGTCCTATGAGAGGACGCGGAGGTTTCGGAGACAGGGGAag aGGTGGACCtccaagaggaggaggaggtatgATGAGAGGTGGTAGAGGTAGTGGACCTGGAGGTGGTATGAGAGGTGGGCCACCTGGAATGAGAGGCAGAGGTGGTCCTCCTGGTAGAGGTGGTCGTGGTGGTGGACATTTTCCTCCTgg AGGACCACCAGATCCAGGAATGTCTAGTGGTCCAGGAGGTGGTGGACCACCATTACCAGGAATGGGAGGTCCACCACGTGGTGGCAGTAGAGGAGGTGGAAGTAGTGGTTTTCGAGGTAGAGGAAGAGGTGATTTTGGTAGAGGAGACAATCGTGGAGGTAGTAGTAATTTTCGAGGTAGAGGAGGAATGGATAGAGGCAGCAGAGGGGGATCTAG GGGAGGATCTGGGAGAGGTGGTCCAGGAGGCAGAGGTTTTGGAGATCGTGGGAGTAGAGGTAGTGgacgtggtggtggtggtccaTCAAAAAGAGGTGGTGGACCTCCAGGTTCAAGTGGACCTTCAAAAAGACCAAGATTTGATCAGCCATCTTCTCAACCTGCAAATGGTTATGCGACACAACCACCAAg tcaAGGTGGATATGGAGGAAGTACTAGCAATGCCTATGGTGGAGGACAACAACAACCACAACAACAACAGCCTGTGGGATATGGTGGCGGTTATGGATCACAAAATTATACTCAATCGTCATATCAAAGTTATGAAAGTTATCAGCAACCTCCAGATTATGGTCAAACAGCT ggATATCCACCATCAGCAGCTACTGATAGTAGGTATGGTGGAGCACCTACTGTACCAGCTACAGGAGCTTTCAGTGCTGGTGATCCTTACAGTTATGGCAAAGCACCACCATCAG ATTACTCGAGTCAAGATGGTGTATATGGAAAACAAGATTATG
- the LOC107998636 gene encoding uncharacterized protein LOC107998636 isoform X5, translating into MEGAPASRGGFRGGRGGPGGPMRGRGGFGDRGRGGPPRGGGGMMRGGRGSGPGGGMRGGPPGMRGRGGPPGRGGRGGGHFPPGGPPDPGMSSGPGGGGPPLPGMGGPPRGGSRGGGSSGFRGRGRGDFGRGDNRGGSSNFRGRGGMDRGSRGGSRGGSGRGGPGGRGFGDRGSRGSGRGGGGPSKRGGGPPGSSGPSKRPRFDQPSSQPANGYATQPPSQGGYGGSTSNAYGGGQQQPQQQQPVGYGGGYGSQNYTQSSYQSYESYQQPPDYGQTAGYPPSAATDSRYGGAPTVPATGAFSAGDPYSYGKAPPSDYSSQDGVYGKQDYGSGLNIPPRKRSHLLV; encoded by the exons atggAAGGTGCACCAGCTAGTAGAGGTGGATTCCGCGGTGGTCGTGGTGGTCCCGGTGGTCCTATGAGAGGACGCGGAGGTTTCGGAGACAGGGGAag aGGTGGACCtccaagaggaggaggaggtatgATGAGAGGTGGTAGAGGTAGTGGACCTGGAGGTGGTATGAGAGGTGGGCCACCTGGAATGAGAGGCAGAGGTGGTCCTCCTGGTAGAGGTGGTCGTGGTGGTGGACATTTTCCTCCTgg AGGACCACCAGATCCAGGAATGTCTAGTGGTCCAGGAGGTGGTGGACCACCATTACCAGGAATGGGAGGTCCACCACGTGGTGGCAGTAGAGGAGGTGGAAGTAGTGGTTTTCGAGGTAGAGGAAGAGGTGATTTTGGTAGAGGAGACAATCGTGGAGGTAGTAGTAATTTTCGAGGTAGAGGAGGAATGGATAGAGGCAGCAGAGGGGGATCTAG GGGAGGATCTGGGAGAGGTGGTCCAGGAGGCAGAGGTTTTGGAGATCGTGGGAGTAGAGGTAGTGgacgtggtggtggtggtccaTCAAAAAGAGGTGGTGGACCTCCAGGTTCAAGTGGACCTTCAAAAAGACCAAGATTTGATCAGCCATCTTCTCAACCTGCAAATGGTTATGCGACACAACCACCAAg tcaAGGTGGATATGGAGGAAGTACTAGCAATGCCTATGGTGGAGGACAACAACAACCACAACAACAACAGCCTGTGGGATATGGTGGCGGTTATGGATCACAAAATTATACTCAATCGTCATATCAAAGTTATGAAAGTTATCAGCAACCTCCAGATTATGGTCAAACAGCT ggATATCCACCATCAGCAGCTACTGATAGTAGGTATGGTGGAGCACCTACTGTACCAGCTACAGGAGCTTTCAGTGCTGGTGATCCTTACAGTTATGGCAAAGCACCACCATCAG ATTACTCGAGTCAAGATGGTGTATATGGAAAACAAGATTATG GATCGGGTTTAAACATACCACCAAGAAAACGATCACATTTGCTAGTTTAA